From Candidatus Manganitrophus morganii, the proteins below share one genomic window:
- a CDS encoding electron transfer flavoprotein subunit beta/FixA family protein, with translation MNIAVCIKQVPASESKVKPSADGKDIDRTGLTYVVNPYDEFGVEEALRIKERLKTGQVTVFTLGPEKAAEALRTCLAVGADQAVHLKDLGLDGGDAYTTAVALAAALKRNPYDILFFGRQAIDDDAGAVGIHVAEMMGLPHVAGINKLEIDSQAKKAVAHRQIEGAIEVVEVTLPAIFTCQKGLNEPRYASLPGIMKAKQKPLMVLTLTDLGLDPGQVGSNGAKLVVEKIESPPVRSDGKIIEGEPAQAVAELVRVLHEEIKVL, from the coding sequence ATGAATATTGCCGTCTGCATCAAGCAGGTTCCGGCCTCGGAATCGAAGGTGAAGCCGTCGGCGGACGGAAAAGACATCGATCGAACCGGACTCACCTACGTCGTCAATCCGTATGATGAATTCGGCGTCGAAGAGGCGTTGAGAATCAAAGAGCGTCTCAAGACCGGCCAGGTGACCGTCTTCACCCTCGGTCCTGAAAAGGCCGCGGAGGCGCTCCGGACCTGTCTCGCCGTCGGAGCCGATCAAGCGGTCCATCTCAAAGATCTCGGTTTGGACGGGGGCGATGCTTACACCACCGCCGTGGCGCTGGCGGCCGCGCTGAAGCGAAATCCGTACGATATTCTCTTCTTCGGGCGTCAGGCCATCGATGACGACGCCGGCGCGGTCGGAATTCACGTCGCCGAGATGATGGGGCTTCCGCACGTCGCCGGGATCAACAAACTGGAAATCGATTCCCAAGCAAAAAAGGCGGTCGCCCACCGGCAGATTGAAGGGGCGATCGAGGTGGTGGAGGTGACCCTTCCGGCCATCTTCACCTGCCAGAAGGGGTTAAACGAGCCGCGGTACGCATCACTTCCCGGCATCATGAAAGCGAAGCAGAAACCGCTCATGGTGCTGACGCTGACCGACCTTGGCCTTGATCCGGGCCAGGTCGGATCGAACGGAGCGAAGCTGGTCGTGGAAAAGATCGAATCTCCTCCGGTTCGCTCGGACGGGAAAATCATCGAAGGGGAGCCGGCCCAAGCGGTGGCCGAACTGGTTCGGGTGTTACACGAGGAGATCAAGGTCCTCTAA
- a CDS encoding acyl-CoA dehydrogenase family protein — protein MEFNFSEEQTMLRDMVRKFTDNEVKPVAQRIDKEHNVDLVKGIFKKGAELGLCGIPFPEQYGGAGFGELGYCILLEELSRGCASTCVTFGAHIGLAGTSILLGGTEEQKQKYLIPLAQGQKMGAYALTEPGAGSDAANIQLSAKRDGDHYILNGTKLWITNGDIADIVVVYAVTDPALKARGGITAFIVETTTPGFSANRIQDKMGLRGSATAELVFQDVRVPKENILGEIGKGFIIAMQTLDESRLSLAAGCIGAAKEVISMSADFAKKRVAFGQPIAHFQAIQFMIAEMTTEVYLMESVVYRTAWMYDQGKKIPREGAICKLFCTEALDRIVDKAVQIHGGNGFMGEHPVERFYRDSRINRIFEGTNEIQRLVIAEDVLKKGGF, from the coding sequence ATGGAATTTAACTTCAGCGAAGAACAGACCATGCTCCGCGATATGGTCCGGAAATTTACCGACAATGAGGTCAAGCCGGTCGCCCAGCGGATCGACAAAGAGCACAATGTCGATCTCGTGAAGGGAATCTTCAAGAAAGGGGCCGAGCTGGGACTCTGCGGGATTCCTTTTCCGGAGCAATACGGCGGCGCCGGGTTCGGCGAGCTTGGATATTGCATCCTTCTCGAAGAGCTCTCTCGCGGATGCGCCTCCACCTGCGTGACGTTCGGCGCGCATATCGGGCTGGCGGGAACATCGATCCTCCTGGGCGGGACCGAAGAGCAGAAACAAAAATATCTCATCCCTTTGGCGCAAGGACAGAAGATGGGCGCCTATGCGCTCACCGAGCCGGGAGCCGGATCGGATGCGGCGAACATACAGCTCTCCGCCAAGCGGGACGGCGACCACTACATCTTAAACGGCACCAAACTCTGGATCACCAACGGCGATATCGCAGATATCGTGGTCGTCTATGCCGTCACCGACCCGGCGCTCAAGGCCCGGGGGGGGATCACCGCTTTTATTGTCGAAACAACCACGCCCGGTTTCTCCGCCAACCGGATTCAAGACAAGATGGGCCTGCGCGGCTCGGCAACCGCCGAGCTGGTTTTTCAGGATGTTCGCGTCCCGAAGGAGAACATTCTGGGCGAAATCGGCAAAGGCTTCATCATCGCGATGCAGACCCTGGATGAATCGCGGCTCTCGCTCGCCGCCGGCTGCATCGGGGCGGCGAAAGAAGTGATCTCGATGTCGGCCGACTTCGCCAAGAAGCGGGTCGCTTTCGGACAGCCGATCGCTCATTTCCAGGCGATCCAATTCATGATCGCGGAGATGACCACCGAGGTCTACCTGATGGAATCGGTCGTCTACCGGACCGCCTGGATGTATGATCAAGGAAAGAAGATCCCCCGGGAAGGGGCGATCTGTAAGTTGTTCTGCACGGAGGCGCTCGATCGGATCGTCGACAAAGCGGTTCAAATCCACGGCGGAAACGGCTTCATGGGAGAACACCCGGTGGAGCGCTTCTATCGGGACTCCCGGATCAACCGAATCTTCGAAGGGACCAATGAAATCCAACGGCTGGTCATCGCCGAAGATGTCCTGAAAAAGGGAGGATTTTAA
- a CDS encoding enoyl-CoA hydratase, which translates to MANQFINYTLEDRVATVTISNPPANVLTTPLVKELDKVFDELSGNNDAKVIILTGSGTLFVAGADIKEIGSISSSKQGEDLALMGQAVFNKIEQMRKPVIAAITGFCLGGGMELAMACHMRIAGDRARMGQPEINLGIIPGFGGTQRLSRLVGKAKAMEIILTGDMINAQEAKALGLVNKVVPEGEVLKQAVGLAKKIASKGMKAIAAAMSAIQEGTTQPLSQGLTLEAKLFGQICDTSDMKEGISAFIEKRQPKFQDQ; encoded by the coding sequence TTGGCGAACCAATTCATCAACTACACTCTGGAAGATCGCGTCGCGACGGTGACAATCAGCAATCCCCCGGCGAATGTTCTGACAACCCCTCTTGTAAAAGAATTAGATAAAGTTTTTGATGAGCTTTCCGGGAACAACGATGCGAAAGTCATCATTTTGACCGGATCGGGAACGCTCTTCGTCGCAGGAGCCGATATTAAAGAGATCGGCTCGATCTCCTCCTCGAAGCAAGGGGAAGATCTCGCCCTCATGGGACAAGCTGTCTTCAATAAGATCGAGCAGATGCGGAAGCCGGTCATTGCGGCCATCACCGGTTTCTGTTTGGGGGGAGGAATGGAGCTGGCGATGGCCTGTCATATGCGGATCGCGGGGGATCGCGCCCGGATGGGACAGCCGGAGATCAATTTAGGAATCATCCCGGGATTCGGAGGAACGCAACGCCTGTCGCGTCTGGTCGGCAAAGCGAAGGCGATGGAAATCATCCTGACAGGCGACATGATCAACGCCCAGGAGGCGAAGGCGCTCGGTCTGGTGAACAAAGTGGTTCCGGAAGGGGAGGTGCTGAAGCAGGCGGTCGGATTGGCCAAGAAGATCGCTTCAAAAGGAATGAAGGCGATTGCCGCCGCGATGAGCGCCATTCAAGAGGGAACCACGCAGCCGTTGTCCCAAGGGCTGACCCTGGAGGCGAAGCTCTTCGGACAGATCTGCGACACCAGCGACATGAAAGAGGGGATCTCGGCTTTTATCGAAAAGAGGCAGCCGAAGTTTCAAGATCAGTGA
- a CDS encoding 3-hydroxyacyl-CoA dehydrogenase NAD-binding domain-containing protein, with translation MYIYKAAVIGAGAMGSGIAQVITYSGLPVVLKDVDQKSVDRGIEAIRKIYRSRVDKGKMTASELEQKMMLVTGATDYSGFSDVDIVIEAIFEDLEVKRKLFQELETVCPESTIFASNTSSLPISAIAAGTKRPEKVIGMHFFNPAPVMKLVEVIPGLGTSQETMDDVVAFTESLRKIPIRVQECAGFLVNRLLMPYLNEAALALQEGSAPAKQIDEAIVAFGMPMGPFTLSDMIGIDVAVKVADILYDAYGPRVTPAEIWTALYEAKRYGTKSGSGFYEYGEEKKESLDAIIAKLQKQTGKKGTRFSVNRLMMPMINEAVISLQEGVATAGDIDIAMMAGTGFPQDKGGPLHYADQIGIDVVLSELQALTKELGPRFWPAPMLKRMVMGGYLGVKSGKGFFTYT, from the coding sequence ATGTACATCTATAAAGCGGCAGTGATTGGTGCAGGAGCGATGGGATCGGGCATCGCGCAGGTGATTACCTACTCCGGTTTGCCCGTCGTTCTGAAAGATGTTGATCAAAAATCAGTCGACAGAGGAATCGAGGCAATCCGGAAGATCTATCGGAGCCGGGTCGACAAGGGAAAGATGACCGCCTCGGAGCTGGAACAGAAGATGATGCTGGTCACCGGCGCGACCGACTACTCCGGATTCTCCGATGTCGATATCGTCATTGAGGCGATCTTCGAAGATCTCGAGGTAAAACGAAAACTCTTCCAGGAATTGGAAACGGTTTGCCCCGAGAGCACGATCTTCGCCAGCAATACCTCTTCGCTTCCAATCTCCGCCATTGCAGCAGGAACGAAGCGACCGGAGAAGGTGATCGGGATGCACTTCTTCAACCCGGCCCCGGTGATGAAGCTGGTGGAGGTGATCCCCGGCCTCGGCACTTCTCAGGAAACGATGGATGATGTGGTCGCCTTTACCGAAAGCCTCCGGAAAATTCCGATCCGGGTGCAGGAGTGCGCCGGGTTTCTGGTGAACCGTCTCCTGATGCCTTATCTCAATGAAGCGGCCCTGGCGCTGCAGGAAGGGTCGGCCCCGGCAAAACAGATCGATGAAGCGATCGTCGCCTTCGGGATGCCGATGGGGCCCTTTACCCTCTCCGATATGATCGGAATCGACGTTGCGGTGAAGGTCGCCGACATTCTCTACGATGCCTACGGCCCTCGCGTCACGCCGGCGGAAATTTGGACGGCGCTTTACGAGGCGAAGCGCTACGGGACGAAGAGCGGCTCCGGGTTCTACGAATATGGTGAAGAGAAAAAAGAGAGCCTGGATGCGATCATCGCCAAACTCCAGAAGCAGACCGGAAAGAAGGGGACCCGCTTCTCGGTCAACCGTCTGATGATGCCGATGATCAATGAGGCGGTCATCTCGCTGCAAGAGGGGGTGGCCACGGCAGGCGACATCGACATCGCCATGATGGCCGGCACGGGGTTTCCGCAAGATAAAGGAGGACCGCTTCATTATGCAGATCAGATCGGCATCGATGTCGTTCTCTCCGAATTACAAGCCCTCACAAAAGAACTCGGCCCCCGGTTCTGGCCGGCGCCGATGCTGAAACGGATGGTGATGGGGGGTTATCTCGGTGTGAAATCGGGAAAGGGATTTTTTACTTATACATAA
- a CDS encoding thiolase family protein, which produces MKEIAIIDGVRTPIGNMGGALKEITNHKMGELVVREVVKRTGIDPTLVEEVIFGCVGQYSDATNLARVITLMSGLPITTPAYTVARNCASGMQAVINACQNILAGDADVQIAGGVENMSLAPFVSRDMRFGHRLKHSVMIDSIWEGLTDGFCGQIMGYTAENLAEEFKISRQEQDKYAVESHKKAFRATREGKLKDEIVPVSIPKKVAGKEVTPELFAQDEGPNVALSEQMLSLYPTVFKEGGTVTPGNACPISDGAAALLMMSKEKAQALGLTPLGYVRSYASVGVEPQRMGIGPALAIPKALKKANLSLSDIQLIEVNEAFAVQYLAVERVLGNKREITNVNGGAIALGHPVGMSGTRLIITLLKEMKRRNLTLGVASLCVGGGLGSAMVLERK; this is translated from the coding sequence ATGAAAGAAATTGCGATTATCGACGGCGTCCGAACACCGATCGGGAATATGGGCGGGGCGCTGAAAGAAATCACGAACCATAAGATGGGGGAGCTGGTCGTCCGGGAAGTGGTGAAGCGGACGGGGATCGATCCGACCCTGGTCGAAGAGGTGATCTTCGGCTGCGTCGGACAATACAGCGACGCGACCAACCTCGCCCGCGTGATCACCCTGATGTCCGGCTTGCCGATCACCACACCGGCCTACACCGTGGCGCGAAATTGCGCCTCGGGGATGCAGGCGGTCATAAACGCCTGCCAGAACATCCTCGCCGGCGACGCCGATGTTCAGATCGCCGGGGGGGTCGAAAATATGAGCCTGGCGCCGTTTGTCTCGCGCGACATGCGCTTCGGGCATCGGCTGAAACACTCTGTCATGATCGACTCGATCTGGGAGGGGTTGACCGACGGGTTCTGCGGCCAGATCATGGGCTATACGGCGGAGAATCTCGCCGAAGAGTTTAAGATTTCGCGCCAAGAGCAGGACAAATACGCGGTTGAAAGCCACAAAAAGGCTTTCCGCGCCACCCGCGAAGGAAAATTAAAAGATGAGATCGTTCCGGTCTCCATCCCCAAAAAGGTCGCCGGAAAAGAGGTCACGCCGGAGCTCTTCGCACAGGATGAAGGACCCAACGTTGCCTTGAGTGAACAGATGCTCTCCCTCTATCCGACCGTCTTCAAGGAGGGTGGGACGGTGACCCCCGGCAATGCCTGTCCCATCAGCGACGGCGCGGCCGCCCTTTTGATGATGTCGAAGGAGAAGGCCCAAGCGCTCGGATTAACACCGCTCGGTTATGTTCGATCCTACGCTTCAGTCGGCGTCGAGCCGCAGCGGATGGGAATCGGCCCGGCGCTCGCCATCCCCAAGGCGCTCAAAAAAGCAAACCTCTCCCTCTCCGATATTCAACTGATCGAGGTGAACGAAGCGTTCGCCGTCCAATATCTTGCGGTGGAGCGGGTCCTCGGGAACAAGCGGGAGATCACCAATGTCAACGGCGGCGCCATCGCATTGGGCCACCCGGTCGGGATGAGCGGGACGCGCCTGATCATCACATTACTAAAAGAGATGAAGCGCCGGAATCTCACCCTCGGCGTCGCCTCCCTCTGCGTCGGCGGCGGCCTCGGATCGGCGATGGTATTGGAGAGAAAATAA
- a CDS encoding long-chain fatty acid--CoA ligase, with protein MDRPWLKFYEPSVPANLQYPPVPLHQLLIESTKKYPNQNAILFYGKGMTYRELDEETNRFAQALQKLGVRKGDRVAVMLPNVPQCVIAYYGALKIGAIVVMTNPLYVERELQIQLADSGAETIVALDFFYPRIEKAKQGTALKNIILTSVRDKLPWLLSLLYPIKAKKEGQWIHVEKTPPIYDMIEIMRQAPSSPPDVQVTETDLALLQYTGGTTGIPKGVMLTHKNMVANALQCRHWMPTLEEGNEVFLAVVPFFHVYGMSACMNLSIYLGTTLVLLPRFVTKDVLHAIQKTRSTIFMGVQAMYVAINNFPDVKKYDLSSIKVCISGAGPLHVEVQRQFEALTGGKLVEGYGLSEAAPVTHANPIHGKRKPGSIGLPFPDTEVKVVDIETGTQPLPIGEVGELIVQGRQVMQGYWQKSEETNAVLRNGWLHTGDMAKMDEEGYFFIVDRKKDMIKTRGENVYPREVEEVLFRHPKVKDAVVVGLPDSFSGEKIKAYLILKEGENATAEEVLTFCRTELSKFKVPQEIEFRKELPKTIIGKVLRRVLIDEEMKKLKESK; from the coding sequence ATGGATCGACCTTGGCTGAAATTTTATGAGCCTTCCGTCCCTGCAAATCTCCAGTATCCACCCGTCCCTCTTCACCAACTCTTAATCGAATCGACCAAAAAATACCCCAATCAAAACGCAATCCTCTTTTATGGAAAGGGGATGACCTATCGCGAGCTGGATGAAGAGACCAATCGGTTCGCGCAGGCGCTCCAGAAACTCGGGGTTCGAAAGGGAGATCGGGTCGCGGTGATGCTGCCGAACGTTCCTCAGTGCGTCATTGCCTATTACGGCGCGTTGAAGATCGGCGCGATCGTCGTCATGACCAATCCGCTCTATGTCGAACGGGAGCTTCAAATTCAGCTCGCCGATTCGGGGGCCGAAACGATCGTCGCGCTTGACTTCTTCTATCCTCGGATCGAGAAGGCGAAGCAGGGGACCGCTCTCAAAAACATCATCCTCACCTCCGTCCGGGACAAACTTCCCTGGCTCCTCAGCCTCCTCTATCCGATCAAGGCGAAAAAAGAGGGGCAGTGGATTCACGTTGAAAAGACCCCGCCCATCTACGATATGATTGAGATCATGCGGCAGGCGCCGTCGAGTCCGCCGGATGTCCAAGTTACAGAGACCGATCTGGCACTCCTTCAATACACCGGCGGAACAACCGGTATTCCCAAAGGAGTGATGCTGACCCATAAAAACATGGTCGCAAATGCGCTCCAGTGCCGTCACTGGATGCCGACCCTTGAAGAAGGGAATGAAGTCTTCCTCGCCGTTGTCCCGTTCTTTCACGTGTACGGCATGTCGGCCTGTATGAATCTGTCGATCTATCTCGGAACGACGCTGGTCCTTCTTCCGCGATTCGTTACAAAAGACGTGCTCCACGCCATTCAAAAAACGCGGTCGACGATCTTCATGGGGGTGCAGGCGATGTATGTCGCCATCAACAACTTCCCCGACGTGAAGAAATACGATCTCTCCTCCATTAAAGTTTGCATCTCCGGGGCGGGACCGCTGCACGTTGAGGTGCAACGGCAGTTTGAAGCGCTCACCGGCGGAAAGCTGGTCGAGGGGTACGGTCTCTCGGAGGCCGCACCGGTCACCCATGCAAACCCGATTCATGGCAAACGGAAGCCGGGGAGCATCGGCCTGCCGTTTCCAGACACCGAGGTCAAGGTGGTCGATATCGAAACCGGCACCCAGCCGCTCCCAATCGGAGAGGTCGGGGAGTTGATCGTCCAAGGCCGTCAGGTGATGCAAGGCTACTGGCAGAAATCGGAAGAAACAAATGCCGTCCTCCGCAACGGTTGGCTGCATACCGGAGACATGGCGAAGATGGACGAAGAAGGCTACTTCTTTATCGTCGATCGAAAAAAGGATATGATTAAGACACGTGGAGAAAACGTCTACCCGCGCGAGGTCGAAGAGGTTCTCTTCCGCCACCCGAAAGTAAAAGATGCAGTCGTCGTCGGGTTGCCAGATTCCTTTTCCGGGGAGAAGATTAAAGCCTATCTGATTCTAAAAGAAGGAGAGAACGCGACCGCCGAGGAGGTTTTAACCTTCTGCAGAACGGAGCTCTCAAAGTTTAAAGTTCCGCAGGAAATCGAATTTCGGAAGGAGCTGCCGAAGACGATTATCGGCAAAGTCCTGCGGCGCGTCTTGATTGATGAAGAAATGAAGAAACTGAAGGAGTCCAAATGA
- a CDS encoding Ig-like domain-containing protein: protein MRKFNYRQLLVIFSLIVSLAFILNGCGGSNGGRSNTGEAPSDDTTPPIVSSTSPANGTNQVPLNIIISATFSESLDPDTVSKNTFFVINASSGATVSGEVVYTDETKTASFTPSGLMGIDTSYVVNITTSLTDQAGNPMDETFSWSFTTGAAIDNSPPSFPGNDPQLIAQATSSNSISLEWVKASDNTTLSSQLLYVVCRSTVSTDCTVDPFPATGGNVVISEIAAGQLTQTEDDRLTLGVTGLNSNTQYYFVVRAKDQVNLLDGNTVQESATTFGVFVSLGTSLNKNSSKDARDPSIAIVGSTPYLAWWEGNTPADVYVKTFDTISETWSTETKINTVGNHALQPKIASNGAATPVAYITYTECDSGGANCKVYVKKWNAGGNTWDLVGGEINVDGTKSAADSAIAFDGSGTPYVIWVEPDGSGINQIYVSHFNGSNWVQDGGSLNVDAAKNGSNPAIAINGSAIKASWTECIPNLNDCQLYVKAWDSTGSTWTPANPTSLKAGDPGLPSRPNDVSLGFINQVLHVVWHENASVYARKEQGNTFVSVGTISTVVSTSSNAAFGSAATGSQVPFITLVDNSNATANQGPHLFVKKWDGTQWVTEGGGALNMTGGGGFQTITSAIGFSGGTPYVAWIEKGSCLVNNGCGQNNTNVSQLYVKRLE from the coding sequence GTGAGGAAGTTTAATTATCGACAGCTATTGGTTATTTTCTCCCTCATTGTTTCTTTGGCTTTCATTTTAAACGGTTGCGGAGGCAGCAACGGCGGCCGGTCAAACACGGGTGAAGCGCCGAGCGACGATACCACTCCGCCGATTGTTTCTTCGACCTCACCGGCGAATGGAACCAATCAGGTCCCCCTGAATATCATCATCAGCGCCACTTTCAGCGAATCACTCGATCCGGACACCGTTTCCAAGAATACGTTTTTCGTAATAAACGCCTCGAGCGGAGCAACCGTTTCGGGAGAAGTCGTCTACACCGATGAGACGAAAACGGCCTCCTTCACACCGTCCGGCCTCATGGGAATCGATACATCCTACGTAGTGAATATTACAACTTCGCTGACAGACCAGGCCGGAAACCCGATGGATGAAACCTTTTCCTGGTCATTCACAACCGGCGCCGCAATCGATAATTCCCCTCCTTCTTTTCCAGGAAATGATCCTCAACTCATCGCTCAAGCCACCAGTTCAAACTCAATTTCACTCGAGTGGGTAAAGGCCAGTGACAACACCACGCTTTCAAGTCAGCTTCTGTACGTCGTTTGCCGGTCGACTGTTTCAACAGATTGCACAGTCGATCCCTTCCCGGCAACAGGGGGAAATGTGGTCATCAGTGAAATAGCGGCCGGGCAACTCACACAAACAGAGGACGACCGACTCACATTGGGAGTCACCGGATTAAACAGCAACACCCAGTACTATTTCGTCGTCCGGGCGAAGGACCAAGTCAATCTGCTCGACGGCAACACGGTCCAGGAATCGGCAACGACATTCGGAGTTTTTGTTTCGTTAGGAACCAGCTTAAATAAAAACTCAAGTAAAGATGCGCGCGATCCGTCTATTGCAATTGTTGGAAGTACCCCTTACTTAGCTTGGTGGGAAGGAAATACGCCGGCAGATGTCTACGTTAAAACGTTTGATACCATCTCCGAAACATGGTCCACCGAAACCAAAATCAATACGGTTGGAAATCACGCCCTTCAACCTAAGATCGCCTCTAACGGCGCTGCCACTCCCGTTGCTTACATTACATATACCGAGTGTGACAGCGGAGGAGCGAATTGCAAAGTTTACGTTAAAAAGTGGAATGCGGGAGGCAACACCTGGGATCTCGTTGGCGGGGAGATCAATGTGGATGGAACCAAATCCGCCGCCGACAGCGCCATTGCATTTGATGGAAGCGGCACGCCCTACGTTATTTGGGTCGAGCCGGATGGATCGGGCATCAATCAGATTTATGTCAGCCATTTCAATGGATCGAATTGGGTCCAAGATGGGGGCAGCCTGAATGTCGATGCAGCAAAAAACGGATCTAATCCGGCAATCGCAATCAACGGGTCAGCGATTAAGGCTTCCTGGACGGAATGCATCCCGAATTTAAACGACTGCCAGCTCTATGTGAAAGCCTGGGATTCAACCGGTTCTACGTGGACACCCGCGAACCCTACCTCCTTAAAGGCGGGCGATCCCGGTCTTCCTTCTCGCCCCAATGATGTTTCGCTCGGCTTTATAAACCAAGTCCTGCACGTTGTATGGCATGAGAATGCGAGTGTTTATGCTCGGAAAGAGCAGGGAAATACCTTCGTCTCGGTCGGAACCATTTCCACCGTCGTTTCGACTTCATCAAACGCCGCATTTGGATCTGCTGCAACCGGTTCACAGGTTCCCTTCATCACCCTCGTCGATAACAGCAATGCCACGGCAAATCAGGGACCGCACCTCTTCGTTAAAAAATGGGACGGCACACAGTGGGTTACAGAAGGGGGTGGCGCGTTAAACATGACCGGTGGGGGAGGGTTCCAGACGATTACCTCTGCGATTGGATTTTCTGGGGGAACCCCCTACGTTGCCTGGATAGAAAAAGGCTCTTGCCTTGTCAATAATGGATGCGGCCAGAATAATACAAATGTTTCCCAACTTTACGTAAAGCGGTTAGAATAA
- the moaA gene encoding GTP 3',8-cyclase MoaA — protein MNPLVDSYKRTVSYMRVSITDRCNLRCVYCMPEEGLEWTPTDEILTYDELTRIITVAAKRGLRKVRITGGEPLVRKGVVGFVEQLSRVPGLKELALTTNGVFLKELSADLYKAGLRRINISLDSLNPKTFAQVVRRDIFPKVWEGIEEAERVGFEPIKINCVLQQGVNDHEVMDFVRLTLRKPYHIRFIEYMPCANWDTWVKTYKPFSAVVDEVETQFGKLVPVGGSNENDNGPAENFRIPGAPGVVGFIHAVSHDFCDTCNRVRLTADGKIRPCLFSEIAVDFRDALRNGCSDEEIEGLLDQVLYVKPEYHELDMLPEEKKLTTMVNLGG, from the coding sequence ATGAATCCCCTTGTTGACAGCTATAAGAGGACGGTTTCTTACATGCGAGTTTCCATCACCGATCGCTGCAACCTTAGGTGTGTCTACTGTATGCCGGAGGAAGGGCTGGAATGGACTCCGACAGACGAAATACTGACTTATGATGAACTCACACGAATTATCACCGTCGCTGCAAAAAGGGGACTTCGGAAGGTGCGTATCACAGGAGGTGAGCCGCTTGTGAGAAAGGGCGTCGTTGGGTTTGTAGAACAATTAAGTCGTGTTCCGGGGTTAAAAGAATTGGCGTTAACCACGAATGGAGTCTTCCTTAAGGAACTTTCAGCCGACTTATATAAAGCGGGATTAAGAAGAATTAACATCAGCCTTGATTCGCTTAACCCAAAAACCTTTGCTCAAGTCGTTCGCAGAGACATCTTCCCGAAAGTCTGGGAAGGGATCGAAGAGGCGGAGCGCGTCGGATTCGAACCGATTAAAATCAACTGCGTTCTTCAGCAGGGGGTGAATGACCACGAAGTCATGGATTTTGTTCGACTCACGTTGCGAAAACCCTACCATATTCGTTTCATCGAATACATGCCTTGCGCAAATTGGGACACTTGGGTAAAAACGTACAAGCCGTTTTCTGCAGTGGTTGATGAAGTGGAAACACAATTCGGAAAATTGGTTCCTGTTGGCGGTTCCAATGAAAATGACAATGGGCCAGCTGAGAATTTTAGGATTCCCGGCGCTCCGGGCGTGGTCGGCTTTATCCATGCCGTGAGCCATGACTTCTGCGATACCTGCAATCGCGTTCGATTGACGGCAGATGGGAAAATTCGGCCCTGTCTCTTTTCTGAAATTGCCGTCGATTTTCGTGATGCTCTTCGAAACGGTTGCAGCGATGAAGAAATAGAAGGACTCCTCGACCAGGTCCTCTATGTAAAGCCAGAGTACCACGAGCTGGACATGCTTCCGGAAGAGAAAAAACTGACCACGATGGTCAACTTAGGCGGCTGA